In Gemmatimonadaceae bacterium, the following proteins share a genomic window:
- a CDS encoding thioredoxin domain-containing protein, whose translation MPQGSSNAGALQTYVLTGAAVLMAISVAYRTFAPVTQRQSGPPPMSARPVPEWKSLVARGLSLGDSTAPITVAVFTDLQCPFCMAFHRSLDSALKNSPSSFRVVYLPFPLSVHPHATTAALATECFARQAQVAEWFTTVYAQQEMIESKSMATFALEAGVSDTAEFSKCMSTPSVAEKVRVLVRDAERLGVKATPTLLVNQWLIDGGVQSPYDLQRVIANVAQNKRPL comes from the coding sequence ATGCCGCAGGGCTCAAGCAACGCCGGAGCGCTTCAGACCTATGTGCTCACAGGTGCCGCAGTGCTGATGGCGATCAGCGTCGCGTACAGGACGTTCGCGCCGGTTACGCAGCGCCAATCGGGACCTCCGCCAATGTCGGCCCGGCCGGTCCCCGAATGGAAGTCACTCGTGGCGAGGGGACTCTCTTTGGGAGATTCTACGGCGCCCATAACCGTTGCGGTGTTCACCGATCTGCAATGTCCGTTCTGCATGGCCTTCCATCGATCCCTCGACTCGGCCCTGAAGAATAGCCCGAGCAGCTTCCGTGTCGTTTACTTGCCCTTTCCCCTAAGTGTGCACCCGCACGCAACAACTGCCGCGCTAGCGACTGAGTGCTTCGCCCGGCAGGCGCAGGTAGCCGAGTGGTTTACTACGGTGTACGCCCAGCAGGAGATGATAGAGTCCAAGTCGATGGCTACATTCGCACTTGAAGCAGGCGTGTCGGACACAGCGGAGTTCTCCAAGTGCATGTCAACGCCCTCGGTAGCTGAGAAGGTGAGAGTGCTCGTTCGCGATGCCGAGAGGCTTGGCGTGAAAGCCACGCCCACACTACTTGTGAATCAGTGGCTGATAGATGGGGGCGTGCAGTCACCATATGATCTTCAGCGAGTCATCGCAAATGTTGCTCAGAACAAACGGCCCCTGTAG
- a CDS encoding formamidopyrimidine-DNA glycosylase: protein MPELPDVAVYCEALRRHVVGHELTRLRLANPFLLRSVTPRIDAIVGRTVHDVRRMGKRIVLGFGDELYLVIHLMIAGRLRWRPVGGKKLPAKLGIAWFDFPHGVLILTEAGTKRRASLTLVQGEASLEQFDRGGLEPLTASRDAFAERLRRENHTLKRALTDPRLLSGIGNAFSDEILHRARLSPLQLTSRLDDDEVERLHLAIVAVLEEWIQRTRDEVGDGFPETVSAFRPGMAVHGRFGQPCPDCGAPVQRIRYASNETNYCARCQNEGRILADRALSRLLREDFPRTLADDS from the coding sequence TTGCCTGAACTCCCCGACGTCGCCGTCTACTGCGAAGCGCTCCGACGCCATGTCGTCGGTCACGAGCTCACGCGCCTGCGCCTGGCCAACCCGTTCCTGCTGCGATCCGTCACCCCACGCATCGATGCGATCGTCGGGCGCACGGTCCACGACGTGCGGCGTATGGGCAAGCGCATCGTTCTCGGCTTCGGCGACGAGCTCTATCTCGTCATCCACTTGATGATTGCCGGGCGCTTACGCTGGCGCCCGGTGGGCGGGAAGAAGCTCCCGGCCAAACTCGGCATTGCCTGGTTCGACTTTCCGCACGGCGTCCTGATCCTCACCGAGGCCGGCACCAAGCGGCGCGCCTCGCTCACGTTGGTGCAGGGCGAGGCGTCACTCGAACAATTCGACCGCGGCGGACTCGAACCACTCACCGCCTCGCGCGACGCCTTCGCCGAGCGGCTCCGCCGGGAGAACCATACGCTCAAGCGCGCGCTCACCGACCCGCGCCTCTTGAGCGGCATCGGCAACGCCTTCTCGGACGAGATCCTCCACCGGGCCCGCCTCTCGCCGCTGCAGCTCACGTCGCGCCTCGATGACGACGAGGTGGAGCGCTTGCACCTGGCGATCGTCGCCGTGCTGGAAGAGTGGATCCAGCGCACGCGCGACGAAGTGGGTGACGGCTTCCCCGAGACGGTGTCGGCCTTTCGCCCCGGGATGGCGGTGCACGGACGCTTTGGCCAACCCTGTCCCGACTGCGGTGCCCCGGTCCAGCGCATCCGATACGCCAGCAACGAGACCAACTACTGCGCCCGCTGCCAGAACGAAGGGCGCATCCTCGCCGACCGCGCCCTCTCTCGCTTGTTGAGGGAAGACTTCCCCCGCACCTTGGCCGACGACTCGTAG
- a CDS encoding DinB family protein: MDPRLAPLAETLALNTRLFTNCLAGLSDDEAHVRFGDEAKRANHAAFVAAHMVDSRCWGLSQLGVKFDNPLAHALAGARTLDDVKDALPLEATRAAWGAVSDAFQSALASATPAQLAAECKMPIPGVTQTVLGVLAFIVQHDAYHLGQLSLLRRQVGLAGMSYE; this comes from the coding sequence ATGGACCCCCGCCTCGCCCCCCTCGCCGAAACGCTCGCCCTCAATACCCGCCTCTTCACCAACTGCCTGGCCGGGCTCTCCGACGACGAGGCGCACGTGCGCTTTGGTGATGAGGCGAAGCGCGCCAATCACGCCGCCTTCGTCGCCGCCCACATGGTCGACTCCCGCTGCTGGGGGCTCTCGCAGTTAGGCGTGAAGTTCGACAACCCGCTCGCCCACGCCCTGGCCGGTGCCCGCACCCTGGACGATGTGAAGGACGCGCTCCCACTCGAGGCCACACGCGCCGCCTGGGGCGCGGTGAGCGACGCCTTCCAGTCGGCGCTTGCCTCCGCAACGCCCGCGCAGCTCGCCGCCGAGTGCAAGATGCCGATCCCCGGCGTCACCCAGACAGTACTCGGCGTCCTCGCCTTCATCGTACAGCATGACGCGTATCACCTGGGGCAGCTCTCACTGTTGCGGCGGCAGGTGGGGTTGGCGGGGATGAGCTACGAATAG
- a CDS encoding sulfotransferase domain-containing protein — MLQLLWLPAALIAAYIAYTMYLATVLKWEDEQTVGLAYYGLPLAGRNAFKERLRAHARRLRPLIQFNARFTRLDFAKSHITYKGIAGPSGSCSADTFAKAAAYTPRADDVFVVTQMKCGTTWMQNVVYEVLKRGKGDLVETGAAMYAIAPWLEGRKSVSVEQAPLVGTERPSRIIKTHLPVALCPFDARARYIYVARHPVSCFASCIDFVDTNVGGMSPDLGAFEAWYTSPEHMWWGTWTDHVKGWWERAKASPGNVLFVYFEDMKQDLGAVVQQVAAFLGVAPLTADERAAVVHKCGFAYMQEHQDNFEMHPPHILQTNAELFVSGSADRYKNVPAEIRARVAEWVVREMEGSGFPLAAKYPDVKKG; from the coding sequence ATGCTGCAGCTCCTCTGGCTCCCCGCCGCACTCATCGCTGCCTACATCGCCTACACGATGTACCTCGCCACGGTGCTCAAGTGGGAGGATGAGCAGACGGTGGGGCTGGCGTACTACGGGCTCCCGCTCGCCGGGCGCAACGCCTTCAAGGAACGCCTCCGCGCTCACGCGCGCCGGTTGCGCCCGCTCATCCAGTTCAACGCCAGGTTCACCCGGCTCGACTTCGCCAAGTCGCACATCACCTACAAGGGCATAGCCGGGCCGAGCGGGAGCTGCAGCGCCGACACGTTCGCCAAGGCCGCAGCCTACACGCCGCGTGCTGACGATGTCTTCGTCGTCACGCAGATGAAGTGCGGGACCACGTGGATGCAGAACGTCGTCTACGAGGTGTTGAAGCGCGGAAAAGGCGACCTCGTCGAGACCGGCGCGGCGATGTACGCCATCGCGCCGTGGCTCGAGGGGCGCAAGAGCGTCTCCGTCGAACAGGCGCCGCTCGTCGGCACCGAACGTCCGTCGCGCATCATCAAGACGCACCTCCCGGTCGCGCTCTGTCCGTTCGACGCCAGGGCAAGGTACATCTACGTCGCGCGCCACCCCGTGTCGTGCTTCGCCAGCTGCATCGATTTCGTCGACACCAACGTCGGCGGGATGTCCCCCGACCTCGGCGCCTTCGAGGCCTGGTACACGTCGCCCGAGCACATGTGGTGGGGGACGTGGACCGACCACGTGAAGGGATGGTGGGAGCGCGCCAAGGCGTCGCCCGGCAACGTCCTTTTTGTCTACTTCGAGGACATGAAGCAGGACCTGGGGGCGGTGGTGCAGCAGGTCGCCGCCTTCCTCGGCGTCGCCCCGCTCACCGCCGACGAACGCGCCGCCGTGGTGCACAAGTGCGGTTTCGCCTACATGCAGGAACACCAGGACAACTTCGAGATGCACCCGCCGCACATCCTGCAGACCAACGCGGAGCTGTTCGTGTCGGGGAGTGCGGACCGCTACAAGAACGTTCCCGCCGAGATCCGCGCGCGGGTGGCGGAGTGGGTGGTGCGGGAGATGGAGGGGAGTGGGTTTCCGCTGGCGGCGAAGTATCCGGACGTAAAGAAGGGCTAG
- a CDS encoding FAD-binding dehydrogenase: protein MKTYDADAIVVGGGLAGLAATAELADAGKRVILLDQEPECSLGGQAFWSFGGLFLVDTPEQRRLGIRDSRELAWQDWLGSAGFDRPEDQWPRRWAEAYVHFAAGEQHAWLKAMGHRIFPVVGWAERGGNIATEHGNSVPRFHVTWGTGPALVELFTRRVRAAEQAGKVTLCFRHRVTSLSRSGGAVDGVHGEVLQASSVARGEASSRIPAGDFSFYAPAVIVTSGGIGGNHALVRQAWPSRLGDPPMEMISGVPAHVDGLMLGVAETAGARLINRDRMWHYVEGVKNWDPIWPMHGIRILPGPSSLWLDALGRRLPAPLFPGFDTMATLTYLRRIGYDWSWFILTRKVIEREFALSGSEQNPDLTNRDWKAVLGRVRGGVPGPVQAFMDKGSDFIVESGVPALVRRMNEMTGENFIEVRELQRVLESRDREVAHAYSKDAQLMAIHAARRYIGDRLIRTAKPHRFLDPSAGPLIAVRLRVLTRKTLGGLETDLSGRVLGENGEPLGGLYAAGEAAGFGGGGMHGYRALEGTFLGGCLFSGRAAGRAVARGV from the coding sequence ATGAAGACATACGATGCGGACGCGATCGTCGTTGGGGGAGGGCTTGCCGGCCTCGCCGCCACGGCCGAACTGGCCGATGCCGGAAAGCGCGTCATCCTCCTGGACCAGGAACCGGAGTGCTCGCTGGGCGGGCAGGCCTTCTGGTCGTTCGGGGGGCTCTTCCTCGTCGACACGCCGGAGCAGCGTCGCCTGGGGATCCGCGACTCGCGCGAGCTGGCCTGGCAGGACTGGTTAGGCTCGGCGGGGTTCGACCGTCCCGAGGACCAGTGGCCCAGGCGATGGGCCGAGGCGTACGTGCACTTTGCGGCTGGCGAGCAGCACGCCTGGCTCAAGGCGATGGGGCACCGGATCTTCCCGGTGGTCGGGTGGGCGGAGCGTGGCGGGAACATCGCCACCGAGCATGGCAACTCCGTGCCGCGCTTTCACGTCACCTGGGGGACCGGGCCAGCGCTCGTGGAGCTGTTCACGCGGCGCGTGCGTGCGGCGGAGCAGGCGGGAAAGGTGACGCTCTGCTTTCGCCATCGCGTCACCAGCCTCTCCAGGAGTGGCGGGGCCGTGGACGGCGTGCATGGTGAGGTGCTGCAGGCGAGCAGCGTCGCGCGCGGGGAGGCGTCATCGCGCATCCCGGCGGGCGACTTCTCGTTCTACGCCCCGGCCGTCATTGTCACGTCGGGCGGGATTGGCGGGAACCATGCACTCGTCAGGCAGGCGTGGCCATCGCGGCTGGGCGACCCGCCGATGGAGATGATCTCCGGGGTGCCGGCGCACGTGGACGGGTTGATGCTGGGTGTCGCCGAGACGGCGGGGGCGCGCCTCATCAACCGCGATCGCATGTGGCACTATGTGGAAGGGGTGAAGAACTGGGACCCGATCTGGCCCATGCACGGGATCCGCATCCTCCCCGGTCCCTCGTCTCTCTGGCTCGACGCGCTGGGGCGCCGTCTCCCGGCGCCGCTCTTTCCCGGTTTCGACACGATGGCGACGCTCACCTACCTGCGCCGCATCGGCTACGACTGGTCCTGGTTCATCCTCACGAGGAAGGTCATCGAGCGCGAGTTCGCGTTGTCGGGGTCGGAGCAGAACCCGGACCTGACCAATCGCGACTGGAAGGCGGTGCTGGGGCGCGTGCGCGGCGGGGTGCCGGGCCCGGTGCAGGCGTTCATGGACAAGGGGAGCGACTTCATCGTCGAGTCGGGCGTGCCGGCGCTGGTGCGGCGCATGAACGAGATGACGGGGGAGAACTTCATCGAGGTGCGCGAGCTGCAACGCGTACTGGAGTCGCGTGACCGTGAGGTAGCGCACGCCTACTCCAAGGATGCGCAGCTGATGGCGATCCATGCGGCGCGCCGCTACATCGGCGACCGCCTGATCCGCACGGCGAAGCCGCACCGTTTCCTCGACCCGTCGGCGGGGCCGCTCATCGCCGTGCGCCTGCGCGTGCTTACGCGCAAGACGTTAGGCGGGCTGGAGACCGACCTGTCGGGGCGGGTGCTGGGGGAGAACGGCGAGCCGTTAGGCGGGCTGTATGCGGCGGGCGAGGCGGCGGGGTTCGGGGGCGGTGGGATGCACGGCTACCGGGCGCTGGAGGGAACGTTTCTCGGCGGGTGCCTGTTCTCGGGGCGGGCGGCGGGGCGGGCGGTGGCGAGAGGTGTCTAG
- a CDS encoding M20/M25/M40 family metallo-hydrolase, producing the protein MRANARRSVVTIFALLCALRLPAQQPERLDYQMLGRIREEGMQRSQVMDIISWLSDVKGPRLTGSPGFKAAGDWTIETLRKWGMSNVHYEPWAFGRGWSLERFSAHMIEPQIQPLIGYPKAWSPGTNGVVQGDVVMAIIATPADFEKYRGKLKGKIVLPQAERVVRMLEGPIVLKMGEKEIKEAESTPIAAAAGGPRFTRPAVSAEQLNKFYVDEGVVAVLDRGTDSDMSAGGSDMSWQTQRVDGGTIFVGLAGSRDANAVMPPQVTLAVEHYNRMVRILQKGVPVKVELDLRVKFHDEGATPNGFNIVAEIPGTDPKLKDEIVLIGGHFDSWHAGTGATDNATGSAAMLEALRILKTLGVQPRRTIRIGLWGAEEQGLLGSREYVKQHIADGATLKPEHAKHSAYFNIDNGTGRIRGIWFQQNFGVQPIFQQWITPLADLGVSTLGPRSVTSTDHLAFDAAGIPGFQFMQERLEYNSRTHHSNMDVVDRVQRDDMVQMATVVAWFAYNAAQRDEKLPRKAMPAPRPQVVP; encoded by the coding sequence ATGCGCGCGAACGCACGTCGTAGCGTCGTCACCATCTTCGCCCTCCTCTGCGCGCTGCGCCTCCCGGCGCAGCAGCCGGAGCGCCTCGACTACCAGATGCTCGGACGCATCCGTGAGGAGGGGATGCAACGCTCGCAGGTGATGGACATCATCTCCTGGCTGTCCGACGTGAAGGGGCCGCGCCTAACGGGCAGCCCCGGCTTCAAGGCCGCCGGCGACTGGACCATCGAGACGCTGCGCAAGTGGGGAATGTCCAACGTCCACTACGAGCCGTGGGCCTTCGGGCGCGGCTGGTCGCTGGAGCGCTTCAGCGCGCACATGATAGAGCCGCAGATCCAGCCGCTCATCGGCTACCCCAAGGCCTGGTCGCCGGGGACTAACGGCGTGGTGCAGGGCGACGTGGTCATGGCCATCATCGCCACCCCCGCCGACTTCGAGAAGTACCGCGGGAAGCTCAAGGGGAAGATCGTCCTCCCCCAGGCCGAGCGCGTGGTGCGCATGCTGGAAGGGCCCATCGTCCTCAAGATGGGGGAGAAGGAGATCAAGGAAGCCGAGTCGACCCCCATTGCCGCTGCGGCCGGAGGGCCACGCTTCACCCGCCCGGCCGTCTCAGCGGAGCAGCTCAACAAGTTCTATGTCGACGAGGGGGTCGTCGCCGTGCTCGATCGCGGCACCGACTCCGACATGTCGGCCGGCGGGAGCGACATGTCGTGGCAAACGCAACGCGTCGACGGCGGGACGATCTTTGTCGGCTTGGCGGGGAGCCGTGATGCCAACGCCGTGATGCCGCCGCAGGTGACGCTGGCCGTGGAGCACTACAACCGCATGGTGCGCATCCTCCAGAAGGGGGTGCCGGTCAAGGTCGAACTCGACCTGCGCGTGAAGTTCCACGACGAGGGTGCAACGCCGAACGGCTTCAACATCGTCGCCGAGATCCCGGGAACCGACCCCAAGCTCAAGGACGAGATCGTGCTCATTGGCGGGCACTTCGACTCGTGGCATGCGGGGACGGGGGCGACCGACAACGCGACCGGCTCGGCGGCCATGCTCGAGGCGTTGCGCATCCTCAAGACGTTAGGCGTGCAACCGCGCCGCACCATTCGCATCGGGTTGTGGGGCGCGGAGGAGCAGGGGCTGCTGGGTTCGCGCGAGTACGTGAAGCAGCACATTGCCGACGGCGCCACGCTCAAGCCCGAGCATGCCAAGCACTCGGCGTACTTCAACATCGACAACGGGACCGGGCGCATTCGCGGCATCTGGTTCCAGCAGAACTTCGGCGTGCAGCCCATCTTCCAGCAGTGGATCACCCCGCTCGCCGACCTTGGCGTGAGCACGCTGGGGCCGCGGAGCGTGACCAGCACCGATCACCTGGCCTTCGACGCGGCGGGGATCCCCGGCTTCCAGTTCATGCAGGAGCGCCTCGAGTACAACTCGCGCACGCACCATTCCAACATGGACGTGGTGGACCGGGTGCAACGCGACGACATGGTGCAGATGGCGACCGTGGTGGCGTGGTTCGCGTACAACGCGGCGCAGCGGGACGAGAAGTTGCCGCGCAAGGCCATGCCGGCGCCGAGGCCGCAGGTCGTGCCGTAG
- a CDS encoding ABC transporter ATP-binding protein, with the protein MPHPPRVVPPSPGTHPLRRLFAFAGPYRRNAILAACFSVLNKFFDVLPELLIGVAVDVVVNRKDSFLARSGIAEPTTQLAVLVAITALVWVLESTFEYLYAIKWRGLAQDLQHDLRQAAYTHIQALPPGFIERQRSGRLMALLNEDVNQVERFLNTGANDLIQVFCSSILVGAAFFAVTASLAVLALLPIPLILFGAFWFQRRLAPRYAAVRESAATLSARLSNNLYGMATIQAYTAESFEAAHLQAASDAYRQRNAEAIRVSAAITPVIRMAILCGFIATLLYGGLMALRGEIGVGSYSALVYLTQRLLWPLTRLADMTDLYNRAMASVNRIMELLDTPLPPRATAAVPTVARAPQALCFEQVRFAYDGRPALRGITLDVAAGSTVALVGATGSGKSTLLKLLMRYLDADGGRILIDGVDITTYDPSSLRRLIGYVAQDPFLTDGSIAENIAYGAATVDRARVERAAQAAEVDEFVAALPNGYDALVGERGTQLSGGQRQRIALARAFYREPSILVLDEATSAVDNETEAAIQHSLARVTAAHALTTIVVAHRLSTVRHADAIHVFEDGAIVESGTHEALVARGGIYAALWRLQTGEIAPA; encoded by the coding sequence ATGCCCCATCCCCCTCGCGTGGTGCCGCCATCCCCGGGGACCCACCCCCTCCGCCGCCTCTTCGCCTTCGCCGGACCGTACCGCCGCAACGCCATCCTCGCGGCATGCTTCTCGGTCCTCAACAAGTTCTTTGACGTCCTCCCCGAACTGCTCATCGGCGTCGCGGTCGACGTCGTGGTCAACAGGAAGGACTCCTTCCTCGCCCGCTCCGGCATCGCCGAGCCCACCACGCAGCTCGCCGTCCTCGTCGCGATCACGGCGCTGGTCTGGGTGCTGGAGTCGACGTTCGAGTACCTCTACGCCATCAAGTGGCGCGGGCTGGCGCAGGATCTCCAGCACGACCTTCGACAAGCGGCGTACACGCACATCCAGGCCCTTCCCCCCGGCTTCATCGAGCGGCAGCGCAGCGGACGCCTGATGGCGCTCCTCAATGAAGACGTGAACCAGGTCGAGCGCTTCCTCAACACGGGCGCCAACGACCTGATCCAGGTCTTCTGTTCGTCGATCCTCGTGGGGGCGGCCTTCTTCGCGGTGACAGCGTCGCTCGCGGTGCTGGCGCTCCTCCCCATCCCGCTCATCCTCTTTGGCGCCTTCTGGTTCCAGCGGCGCCTGGCCCCTCGTTATGCAGCGGTGCGCGAGTCGGCGGCCACGCTCTCGGCGCGGTTGAGCAACAACCTGTACGGGATGGCGACGATCCAGGCGTACACGGCCGAGTCGTTCGAGGCAGCGCACCTGCAAGCGGCGAGCGATGCCTATCGCCAGCGCAACGCCGAGGCGATTCGCGTCTCGGCGGCCATCACCCCGGTGATCCGCATGGCGATCCTGTGCGGCTTCATCGCCACGCTGCTCTACGGCGGGCTGATGGCGCTGCGCGGCGAGATTGGCGTGGGATCCTACTCGGCGCTGGTGTACCTCACGCAGCGGTTGCTGTGGCCGCTGACGCGGCTGGCCGACATGACCGACCTGTACAATCGGGCGATGGCGTCGGTGAACCGGATCATGGAGCTGCTCGACACGCCGCTCCCGCCACGTGCAACGGCGGCGGTGCCAACGGTGGCGCGCGCGCCGCAGGCGCTCTGTTTCGAGCAGGTGCGCTTCGCCTACGACGGACGCCCCGCGTTGCGCGGGATCACGCTGGACGTGGCCGCCGGTTCGACGGTGGCGCTGGTGGGGGCCACGGGGAGCGGGAAGAGCACGCTGCTCAAGCTCCTGATGCGTTACCTGGATGCAGACGGCGGCCGCATCCTCATCGACGGCGTCGACATCACGACCTACGATCCGTCATCGCTGCGACGGCTCATTGGCTACGTGGCGCAGGATCCCTTCCTCACGGACGGCTCGATCGCCGAGAACATCGCGTATGGGGCGGCGACGGTTGATCGCGCGCGCGTGGAGCGCGCGGCGCAGGCGGCGGAGGTCGACGAGTTCGTCGCCGCGCTGCCTAACGGGTACGACGCGCTGGTGGGGGAGCGGGGGACGCAGCTCTCCGGCGGGCAGCGGCAACGCATCGCGCTGGCGCGCGCCTTCTATCGTGAGCCGTCGATCCTGGTGCTCGACGAGGCAACGTCGGCGGTGGACAACGAGACCGAGGCGGCGATCCAGCACTCGCTGGCACGGGTGACGGCGGCGCACGCGCTGACGACGATCGTGGTGGCGCATCGCTTGTCGACGGTGCGACATGCCGACGCGATCCACGTCTTCGAGGATGGGGCGATTGTCGAGTCGGGGACGCACGAGGCGCTGGTGGCGCGCGGCGGGATCTACGCGGCGTTGTGGCGGTTGCAGACGGGGGAGATCGCGCCGGCGTGA
- a CDS encoding helix-turn-helix transcriptional regulator yields MLDRERDDLALWVELEERVVVEVARLGDRSRLELDVECVRVGEVSDDRRLSPCVSALPLAALELPMAKRTKRTPSALPPAEEGFGPRLARLRRAAGLTQETLGAATGISSRMIAYYEREDAEPPGPLLAVLAQAIGVPADTLRGLAPARLTTRPGTAKLLKRLQRIEELPLPDQRAVLKIVDGLLETHRRTKPSRQKAS; encoded by the coding sequence GTGCTCGATCGTGAGCGCGACGATCTGGCCCTCTGGGTCGAGCTCGAGGAGCGTGTTGTGGTCGAGGTCGCGCGTCTCGGCGATCGTTCCCGCCTTGAACTCGATGTAGAGTGTGTCCGTGTCGGCGAAGTCTCTGATGATCGTCGCCTCAGTCCCTGCGTCAGCGCTTTGCCGCTCGCTGCCCTCGAGCTCCCGATGGCCAAACGCACTAAACGCACGCCCAGCGCTCTGCCGCCAGCAGAGGAAGGCTTCGGACCCCGCCTCGCCCGACTCCGCCGGGCCGCCGGGCTTACCCAGGAAACCCTCGGCGCCGCGACCGGCATCTCGAGCCGCATGATCGCCTACTACGAGCGCGAGGACGCTGAGCCGCCCGGGCCGCTCCTCGCCGTGCTCGCCCAGGCGATCGGCGTCCCGGCCGACACGCTCCGAGGGCTAGCGCCAGCGCGGCTCACGACGCGACCGGGCACGGCCAAGCTCCTCAAGCGCCTCCAGCGCATCGAAGAGCTCCCGCTCCCCGACCAGCGCGCCGTCCTCAAGATCGTCGACGGCCTCCTAGAGACCCACCGCCGCACAAAACCGAGCCGACAGAAGGCGAGCTGA